Proteins encoded together in one Sulfitobacter pontiacus window:
- a CDS encoding CAP domain-containing protein → MNILRRLALAVALLIAAISPLRADPQAVQMLNAMRAQQGVAPLSYAPRLEAAARAHALDMARHGYFSHTGRDGSGVGDRVRAQGYRWCYVAENLAKGQGDLTQVMRGWAQSAPHYRNMMSRNATGFGLFQGPDRIWAMVLAAPC, encoded by the coding sequence ATGAATATTCTGCGAAGGCTGGCTTTGGCCGTGGCTCTGTTGATTGCCGCGATATCGCCTCTGCGAGCCGACCCACAGGCGGTTCAGATGTTGAATGCCATGCGCGCGCAGCAGGGGGTGGCCCCGCTGTCCTATGCACCGCGGCTAGAGGCCGCCGCGCGGGCACATGCGCTGGACATGGCGCGGCACGGGTATTTCTCGCACACGGGGCGCGATGGGTCTGGTGTCGGCGATCGGGTGCGGGCGCAGGGCTATCGCTGGTGTTATGTGGCCGAGAATCTTGCCAAGGGGCAGGGGGATCTGACGCAGGTCATGCGGGGATGGGCGCAGTCGGCGCCACATTACCGCAATATGATGAGCCGGAATGCCACGGGTTTTGGCCTGTTTCAGGGGCCGGACCGGATTTGGGCAATGGTTCTGGCCGCACCCTGTTAG
- a CDS encoding 8-oxoguanine deaminase, giving the protein MTELLIRNADYLLTMDETRSELVSADVLLRDGVVVAVGQNLTTEGEVIEASGCVVTPGLVNTHHHLYQSLTRAVPGGQDALLFGWLKTLYPIWARFTPDHMYVSAQVGLAELALSGCTLSSDHLYMYPNGSRLEDTIHAAAEIGMRFQPTRGAMSIGESDGGLPPDALVEREAAILEDCIRVIDGFHDPSASSMCRVGIAPCSPFSVSRDLMRDAALLARDKGVMLHTHLAENDEDIAYSLAQFGCRPGQYAQDLGWVGPDVWHAHCVKLDPSEIALFAQTKTGVAHCPCSNCRLGSGIAPLRAMRDAGVPVGLGVDGSASNDAGNLVAEARQAMLLQRVAGGADAMSAREALEIATRGGADILGRPECGRIEVGARADIAIWDVSGIESAGSWDPAALLLAGPTTVRDLLVEGRSVVRDGQVVTIDLPAQIAQQNKLARALRDAI; this is encoded by the coding sequence ATGACCGAACTGCTGATACGCAACGCTGATTATCTTTTGACGATGGATGAGACGCGGAGCGAATTGGTATCGGCTGATGTTTTGCTGCGCGATGGGGTTGTCGTGGCGGTGGGGCAAAACCTGACAACTGAAGGGGAGGTGATAGAAGCATCAGGGTGCGTTGTGACGCCAGGGTTGGTGAACACCCATCACCACCTTTATCAAAGTCTGACGCGGGCGGTGCCGGGGGGGCAGGACGCGCTGCTGTTTGGCTGGCTTAAAACGCTTTATCCGATCTGGGCGCGGTTTACGCCGGATCACATGTATGTCTCGGCTCAGGTGGGGTTGGCAGAGCTTGCCTTGTCCGGCTGCACGTTAAGCTCGGACCACCTGTATATGTATCCGAACGGCAGCCGGTTGGAGGATACAATACACGCCGCGGCAGAGATCGGGATGCGGTTTCAGCCCACGCGCGGCGCGATGAGCATCGGGGAAAGCGACGGTGGGTTGCCACCTGACGCTTTGGTGGAACGCGAGGCTGCGATACTGGAGGATTGCATTCGTGTGATCGACGGTTTTCATGACCCATCGGCCTCTTCCATGTGTCGGGTTGGCATCGCGCCCTGTTCGCCCTTCTCGGTAAGTCGGGACCTGATGCGGGACGCAGCGCTGTTGGCGCGGGATAAAGGCGTGATGCTGCATACGCATCTTGCCGAGAACGACGAGGATATCGCCTATTCATTGGCGCAATTCGGCTGTCGTCCGGGTCAATATGCGCAGGATCTGGGCTGGGTCGGGCCCGATGTCTGGCATGCCCATTGCGTGAAGCTCGACCCGAGCGAGATCGCGTTATTCGCGCAGACCAAGACTGGCGTCGCACATTGCCCCTGTTCGAATTGCCGCTTGGGCTCGGGGATCGCGCCCCTTCGTGCGATGCGAGATGCCGGGGTTCCCGTGGGGCTAGGGGTCGATGGATCCGCAAGCAATGACGCCGGTAATCTTGTCGCGGAGGCTCGGCAGGCGATGCTTTTGCAGCGCGTTGCCGGCGGGGCGGATGCGATGAGCGCACGCGAAGCGCTCGAGATTGCCACGCGCGGCGGTGCAGACATCTTGGGCCGCCCCGAATGCGGGCGGATCGAAGTGGGGGCGCGGGCAGACATCGCCATCTGGGACGTGAGCGGGATTGAAAGCGCCGGGAGCTGGGATCCGGCAGCGTTGCTGCTTGCGGGGCCGACAACGGTCCGCGATTTGCTTGTTGAGGGGCGCAGCGTCGTGCGGGACGGGCAGGTCGTGACCATAGATCTACCCGCGCAGATCGCGCAGCAAAACAAACTCGCGCGGGCGCTGCGGGACGCGATATAA
- the guaD gene encoding guanine deaminase, with product MKTQTLLLGQTLRFTGNPLSDPWEETVHIDSDGGVLIEGAQIKAVGRADDLRKAHPQATVQDYGDRLICPGFVDAHVHYPQTAIIASWGKRLIDWLNSYTFPEEMRLSDPAYARDIAGRYLDLTLANGTTTVCSFATIAPTSVDAIFDAAAERGQRIVAGKTCMDRNAPDGLRDTAQSAYDDSKMLIDRWHGKGRATYAITPRFTPTSTPEQLAALGALWTERPDCLMQTHLSEQIDEIAWVQDLVPHARDYLDTYEEHGLVRDRAVFGHAIHLTPREIDRLADSGASVVHCPTSNTFIGSGLFDMAHIAARQIPIGLATDTGGGSSFSMLRTMAAAYEIGQLRGTPTHAAQLMWLATAGSARSLHLHEKIGTLAEGFEADITVLDLASTPAIKQRSDNAHSIWDQLFATIMMGDDRAISDVWVNGVRRG from the coding sequence ATGAAAACACAAACACTCCTCCTCGGCCAAACGCTCCGATTTACGGGCAATCCTCTCTCTGACCCGTGGGAGGAGACGGTCCATATCGACAGCGACGGTGGCGTGCTGATTGAAGGCGCGCAGATCAAGGCCGTGGGCCGCGCCGACGACCTGCGCAAGGCGCACCCGCAGGCGACGGTGCAGGACTATGGCGACCGGCTGATCTGCCCGGGGTTTGTCGATGCCCATGTGCATTATCCGCAGACCGCCATCATCGCGAGCTGGGGCAAACGGCTGATCGACTGGCTCAACAGCTATACCTTTCCCGAGGAAATGCGCCTGTCAGACCCCGCCTATGCCCGCGACATCGCCGGGCGCTATCTGGATCTGACCCTGGCCAACGGCACAACCACCGTCTGCTCTTTCGCCACCATCGCCCCCACCAGCGTCGACGCGATATTCGACGCGGCAGCAGAGCGTGGTCAGCGGATCGTGGCGGGCAAGACCTGCATGGACCGCAACGCCCCCGACGGGCTGCGCGATACGGCGCAATCGGCCTATGACGACAGCAAGATGCTGATCGACCGCTGGCACGGCAAAGGCCGCGCCACCTATGCGATTACGCCCCGTTTCACGCCGACCTCGACGCCGGAGCAACTCGCGGCCCTGGGTGCGCTCTGGACCGAGCGCCCCGACTGCCTGATGCAGACGCACCTGAGCGAACAGATCGACGAGATCGCTTGGGTCCAAGACCTTGTGCCCCACGCCCGCGATTATCTGGACACCTACGAGGAACACGGGCTGGTGCGTGATCGCGCCGTCTTTGGCCATGCCATCCACCTGACCCCGCGCGAGATAGACCGCCTTGCCGACAGCGGCGCATCGGTGGTGCATTGTCCCACCTCGAACACTTTCATCGGATCGGGACTGTTCGACATGGCGCATATCGCGGCGCGCCAGATTCCGATTGGCTTGGCCACGGACACCGGCGGCGGATCGTCCTTCTCGATGCTGCGCACAATGGCTGCGGCCTATGAGATCGGCCAGCTGCGCGGCACCCCCACCCATGCGGCGCAGTTGATGTGGCTTGCCACCGCCGGCTCTGCCCGCAGCCTGCATCTGCACGAAAAGATCGGCACACTCGCCGAAGGCTTCGAGGCCGACATCACCGTGCTCGACCTCGCCTCCACCCCCGCGATCAAGCAGCGCAGCGACAATGCGCACAGCATATGGGATCAGCTTTTCGCCACAATCATGATGGGCGACGACCGCGCCATCAGCGATGTCTGGGTCAACGGGGTGCGCCGAGGCTGA